TACCGATGAAACGACCGACTATTATGAACTCACACAGCGGGAGGAAACGGTCGAAATTCTCCCCGGATACGAAACGACGATCTGGGGGTACGACGGGCTCTTTCCCGGTCCAACGATCGAAGCACAAAGCGGACGGGAGGTCGTGATCGAACAGCAAAACGAGTTACCCGTTCCGGTCGCCGTACATCTCCACGGCGGCGTCACACCTCCGAAGAGCGATGGATACCCGACAGACCTCCTCTTTCCCAAAGACCTCGATCAAGATGCGATCCCCAGTCATCACACTGCTGGCACCGTTGATGGGATTTCCCACGGATCCAAAGAGTACACGTATCCAAACGAACAGCGGGCGGCGACGCTCTGGTACCACGATCATCGGATGGATTTCACCGGACCACAGGTGTACAAGGGCTTGGCAGGCTTCTACATCATCCGCGACGAAATCGAAGCGGACCTTCCTCTCCCATCGGGCGAGAAAGAGATTCCACTCTTGATCTGTGACCGTACCTTCCGAGAGAACGGGGAACTGTATTACCCGTCACTCGACCCGTCGCTCCTCGGCGAACACGGGGTCCTGCCGGTTGCGAGCGACGGGTGGTACGGCGATACGATACTCGTCAATGGGGCACCGTGGCCGAAATTAGAAGTTTCGAACACGAAGTACCGTTTCCGAATGCTCAACGGATCGAACGCGCGGGTGTACGATCTCGAACTCGATCCGGAACCATCCGCTGGCAGTGCGTTCGTACAGATCGGAAGTGATGGTGGACTGCTCGAAACACCGCTCTCACACGAACGGCTTCGTATTTCACCGGCGGAGCGATTCGACGTCATCATTGATTTCTCGAACTATTCGACCGAGACAGAAGTGACTCTCACGAACCGGCGCGGATCGGGAAAAACAGCCGACGTCATGCAGTTCGTGGTGACGCACGAGGAATCCGATGAAAGTGAAATCCCCTCGACGCTCGCACCCCCATTGGAGTTCCCCGATCCAGACAACGCTGTTGAAACTCGCCGGTTCAACTTCCTCGCGGGAATGGAAGGGGGAATGTCTACGATCAACCTCCAATCGTTCGACCCGGAGCGAATCGACGCCAAGCCGAAACTCGATACGACCGAAATCTGGGAGCTCGATAGTGACCCCGCCCATCCTGCTCATCTCCATCTGGTTCATTTCAAAGTCCTCTCTCGAAATGGCGATCCACCCGGACCGTACGATAGAGGATGGAAAGACACGGTATTTTTAGATGGAGACACTGTCGAAGTCGTCGCTCGATTTGGACCGTACCGTGGGAAGTACGTCTTCCATTGTCACAACCTTGAGCACGAAGACATGATGATGATGGCAAATTTCGAGGTGGTCTGACGTGAGTTTGGATCCCCAGCCGGACTCGGAGAGAACACTGGTCGGCGCTCTCACCAGTGAGTCGGTTACTCGCCTGCAATATTTCACAGCTGGTCTTGCGTTCGTTGTGGAACTGCTCTATCTCTGGGTAGCGGCGGAGGCGCTGTTATTCTGGCCAGTACACGGGGCGTTTTTTGCAGCGCTTGCTATTGGACAGGGCCTACTGGCTGTCAACTTGTTATTCGATCCCGGTCGGTGGACGTTCAGACTGGGAGTTCTATTCAACGCTGGTCTTCTCGTGTTCTGGGTTCTCGTTCGTGCCATTGAGACTACGTTCCCAGTATGGATTATTTCTGTCCGAACCCCTGTTGATGGCGTTGAATACATCGTGATGGCACTAGTACTCTCACTACTACTGTCCTTAATATGGATGTGGAATAATTCGAACTAACCGCAGTAAAGCCACGCCGAGAGGATACCGCGTTACGTACAGGTGACGCACGCATCGTTCTGGACGGAGGATCAATATGGGATATATTCTTACTGCGAATCGACTTCTTCGTAGTACTCGATAATCTCCTTCAAACACCACTGGTTGAGTCCTTGTGATGCGAGCGTGAAAACCAACGTTGAGACAGGCTTGCGTTTGTACGCCGCGTAGAGACCATAGAGCCCGATTGGGATACTCACGGTGTTTAGGATCTGTGGGTAGCCGAGACCGATGAGGCGGTGCCCGTCATTAGTCCAGCGTTCTTCATCACGTACGACCTTGTACATCCAGTCATCCAACTCTTCACTTGGTTCGCGGAATAGCACCGGATTGATGATTAAGAATAGGAGAATGAGCCCCAACAACTTCCATTGCCGATGGTAGAGTGCGCCCACGGCCACGAACCCTGCTGCCATTCGACTCCACCCGCTCTTCGGATTGGAGTGTCTGGCCCACATATTCTCTATCTCCGTCAACTCTTTGAGCATATCAACTATCTCGAAAGTGAGACGTTCCACTGTCACATTAACATTCCGCCACAGCGTTGAGTAGGCATTTGAACATACGGATAGTTCTGATCACTTGCAGTATTAGGATGTAGAAATTTGACCCAAATAAAACGACACCAATGACACGGTAGTGAGGATCAGCAGCATCAATACCGTCTGTATCGAGAGGTTGCTGGTAAGGCCAAGCACGCCAACTGCAAATAGCGCCATCCCGATCAGCAAGGTCGCAAATTGGTGAAGTCGGAGAGTAGGCATTGAATCGACTCAGTCCATAGACTCAATTTCCGGGAAGGTAGCGTCGTCGCTGCCGAAGTTTTTCGCGTTCTGATCGCTGGTCATAGTGGCGGTCAAGAACCGCCTCGCTGGCATCCATCCGATCGCTGACTACGTTTTCAGGGATATCAGCTTTCAGAAATGAGTGATCGGTGACGACTCACGGGGTGGAACGGATGATACACGGAACGCTATATCCTCCATCGAACAGCCTGTAAACGAGAGAGACAATTCGGACAGATTTGCGGTATAATTGGCTGATACTACTGTCCAACGGAGAATCGCTCAGCGAAGACAAAAGAACCATAATCGGGAACTGATTCTGTCCGAATAATGTCCGGACGCATTTACAGTATAGATTCTATGCGAATAATTGCGATGGTGTTCGTTGTCACAATCCATACAGACCTATTCAGGGGAGTCGGCGCGTATGGAAACGCGATCAATTTTGTGATAGACTCTTCGGCGCGGTTTGCGGTCCCGTTCTTTTTCATGACCGCAGGTTATTTTTTCGCCCTCAAAACCGCTCGTCGTGATCCGATCGCTTATTTCACCAGCCGAGCGGCCACTATCTCTTCGATCTACGTGTTCGGACTCTTGCTCACTACTCCCGTGTTCCTCGCAGGAGCCGCTGTACGCGAAGGTACTGGAGAGCGAGACGTTAGGAGTGTCATCATTCAGAGACTGTTCGAATTCGGTTCTCCGCTCGAACTAATTTACTATGGGAGCTCGGTATCGGAGATACTGTGGTTTCTTCCAGCACTACTTTTCTCACTTGCTCTCATTTGTCTCTTCGCCAGAACAAATA
This DNA window, taken from Natronococcus sp. CG52, encodes the following:
- a CDS encoding DUF6653 family protein, which gives rise to MTVERLTFEIVDMLKELTEIENMWARHSNPKSGWSRMAAGFVAVGALYHRQWKLLGLILLFLIINPVLFREPSEELDDWMYKVVRDEERWTNDGHRLIGLGYPQILNTVSIPIGLYGLYAAYKRKPVSTLVFTLASQGLNQWCLKEIIEYYEEVDSQ
- a CDS encoding multicopper oxidase family protein; its protein translation is MEFTRRRLTKLGLTAGAGVVFPVGALSRPVARLLEASRVASPEIERFEVSLPVPPTAEPVRTDETTDYYELTQREETVEILPGYETTIWGYDGLFPGPTIEAQSGREVVIEQQNELPVPVAVHLHGGVTPPKSDGYPTDLLFPKDLDQDAIPSHHTAGTVDGISHGSKEYTYPNEQRAATLWYHDHRMDFTGPQVYKGLAGFYIIRDEIEADLPLPSGEKEIPLLICDRTFRENGELYYPSLDPSLLGEHGVLPVASDGWYGDTILVNGAPWPKLEVSNTKYRFRMLNGSNARVYDLELDPEPSAGSAFVQIGSDGGLLETPLSHERLRISPAERFDVIIDFSNYSTETEVTLTNRRGSGKTADVMQFVVTHEESDESEIPSTLAPPLEFPDPDNAVETRRFNFLAGMEGGMSTINLQSFDPERIDAKPKLDTTEIWELDSDPAHPAHLHLVHFKVLSRNGDPPGPYDRGWKDTVFLDGDTVEVVARFGPYRGKYVFHCHNLEHEDMMMMANFEVV